The Raphanus sativus cultivar WK10039 chromosome 2, ASM80110v3, whole genome shotgun sequence genome includes a region encoding these proteins:
- the LOC108834811 gene encoding uncharacterized protein LOC108834811: MVRALLDKAQEQDIAHRAITTRDGFRSQTNPLPRAPNGGAFWTPGFSSARSGHYAGDNSLNNPYTSPIPRSLSFNGTRENPTRIQGSPITPLRTNGVTGRANIVGFETPPFDQRASRVHHTTTGDFEIPVTGLDQGRRNEVSPFSPTAVGTPRRDDMRTDGGNGNFQEYIDKNDAELKRLNTIMHMATSAAPDIDLAIEETRRTPFTERISGMKLSTIGKITFSEYSGNSDLKAHIRAFRLAISRAHLSDDEKEVGYCRFFAENLAGFALEWFASLEENSIHNFTQLVSAFLKQYSVFIETRTTEADLWNLKQAPFEPLRAYINKFREIKAKIANLNDGVALAVLKNDVWFSSKFKEEMSVRAPVSLDDALHRASYFAAYDEDVANLKEQFLESKNAASKRTSTTKEAPTKCQHSYAIDNSTRNKSSTFDLNKHCDFHKRKGHSTEECRADLREKERREEEENSEEDELPSTPKKR, encoded by the exons ATGGTACGAGCTCTCCTAGACAAAGCCCAGGAGCAGGACATCGCTCATCGAGCAATTACCACCAGG GACGGGTTCAGATCCCAGACAAATCCGTTGCCTCGAGCACCAAACGGCGGAGCCTTCTGGACCCCCGGTTTCTCGAGTGCTCGATCGGGACACTATGCCGGAGATAACTCGCTTAACAATCCGTATACTAGCCCGATCCCTAGGAGCCTGAGTTTTAATGGAACCAGAGAAAACCCAACACGAATCCAAGGCTCCCCGATCACACCTCTCCGGACCAACGGCGTCACCGGAAGAGCCAACATAGTTGGATTCGAGACCCCGCCTTTCGACCAACGAGCTTCCAGAGTCCATCACACAACGACGGGAGATTTCGAGATACCTGTTACGGGTCTCGATCAGGGTAGACGAAACGAAGTGTCACCTTTTTCCCCAACCGCCGTTGGAACTCCGCGAAGAGATGACATGAGGACCGATGGAGGAAATGGGAACTTCCAGGAGTACATCGATAAAAACGATGCCGAACTCAAACGACTAAACACCATTATGCATATGGCAACAAGCGCAGCCCCAGATATCGACCTCGCGATAGAGGAAACTCGAAGAACCCCCTTCACAGAGAGAATCTCGGGGATGAAGCTAAGTACCATCGGGAAAATTACATTCTCCGAGTACTCTGGAAACTCAGACCTTAAAGCTCACATCCGAGCCTTTAGACTCGCGATATCCAGAGCACATCTCAGTGACGACGAAAAAGAGGTAGGGTACTGTCGTTTCTTCGCAGAAAACCTCGCGGGCTTCGCCCTAGAATGGTTCGCCAGCCTAGAAGAAAATTCGATTCATAACTTCACACAACTAGTGTCGGCGTTCCTAAAGCAATACTCGGTGTTCATAGAAACCAGAACGACCGAAGCCGATCTGTGGAACCTCAAACAAGCACCCTTCGAGCCTCTAAGAGCGTACATAAACAAATTTAGAGAAATCAAAGCCAAGATCGCAAACCTAAACGACGGAGTGGCTCTCGCCGTCTTAAAGAATGATGTGTGGTTCTCCTCTAAATTCAAAGAAGAAATGTCGGTCAGGGCCCCAGTGTCACTAGACGACGCGCTGCATCGAGCATCGTACTTTGCGGCCTACGATGAGGACGTAGCTAACTTGAAAGAACAATTCTTGGAAAGCAAAAACGCCGCCAGCAAAAGGACTTCGACAACTAAGGAAGCGCCGACCAAATGTCAACATTCTTACGCAATTGACAACTCCACGAGAAACAAATCATCGACTTTCGATCTAAACAAGCATTGCGACTTCCACAAACGAAAAGGACATTCCACTGAGGAATGTCGCGCTGATTTACGCgaaaaggagagaagagaggaagaagagaactCCGAAGAGGATGAACTCCCTTCGACTCCAAAAAAACgataa
- the LOC108821546 gene encoding RNA polymerase sigma factor sigA, whose product MMATTAVVGLNAGKRLLSSSFYYSDVTEKFLSVNDLCSSQYHIASTRSGITAKKTSSSSNYSPSFPSSSRHTQSAAKALKESVDVVASSVQPWLPPGSDQEVEEESYYEDDTVEALLLLQRSLLEKQWNLSFEKKKKKKIPVTCSGISARQRRIGAKKKTNSKVVSEMNSDLFQNNRVKKGYVKGVISDDVLSHAEVVRLSKKIKSGLRLDDHKSRLKDRLGCEPSDEQLAISLKISRAELQAWLMECHLAREKLAMSNVRLVMSIAQRYDNMGAEMSDLVQGGLIGLLRGIEKFDSSKGFRISTYVYWWIRQGVSRALVDNSRTLRLPTHLHERLGLIRNAKLRLQEKGITPSIDRIAESLNMSQKKVRNATEAVSKIFSLDRDAFPSLNGLPGETHHSYIADNRLENNPWHGYDEWALKDEVSKLISATLGERETEIIRLYYGLDKECLTWEDISKRIGLSRERVRQVGLVALEKLKHAARKRKMEAMILKN is encoded by the exons ATGATGGCCACAACAGCTGTAGTAGGACTCAACGCAGGGAAAAGACTGTTGAGTTCATCCTTTTACTACTCGGACGTCACCGAGAAATTTCTATCGGTAAATGATCTTTGTTCATCACAGTACCATATTGCATCAACAAGAAGTGGAATCACTGCGAAAAAGACATCTTCATCATCGAACTACAGTCCGAGCTTTCCCTCATCGAGTCGTCACACACAATCTGCTGCCAAGGCTCTCAAGGAGAGCGTGGACGTTGTCGCTTCTTCGGTGCAGCCATGGCTGCCTCCTGGATCTGATCAGGAAGTGGAAGAGGAAAGCTACTACGAGGATGATACCGTTGAGGCACTCCTGTTGCTGCAGAGGTCTTTGTTAGAAAAACAGTGGAATCTttcctttgagaagaagaagaagaagaagattccaGTAACCTGTTCAGGGATTTCTGCTCGGCAAAGAAGAATCGGTGCTAAGAAGAAAACTAATAGTAAAGTGGTTTCAGAGATGAATTCAGACTTGTTCCAAAACAACCGTGTCAAGAAGGGTTATGTGAAGGGTGTCATAAGTGACGATGTTCTTAGTCACGCTGAAGTCGTGCGCTTGTCCAAGAAAATCAAATCTGGCCTTCGTCTTGATGATCACAAATCAAg ATTGAAGGATAGATTAGGATGTGAGCCTTCTGACGAACAGCTGGCAATATCCTTGAAGATATCTCGTGCTGAGCTGCAGGCATGGTTGATGGAATGTCATCTAGCTAGGGAGAAGTTAGCTATGAGCAACGTTCGTTTGGTTATGTCTATTGCTCAGCGTTACGATAATATGGGAGCAGAGATGTCTGACCTTGTTCag GGTGGTCTTATCGGACTTTTGCGGGGAATAGAGAAATTTGATTCTTCCAAAGGTTTCAGAATCTCAACTTATGTATACTGGTGGATTCGACAG GGCGTCTCAAGAGCATTAGTGGACAACTCACGAACCTTGAGGTTGCCTACTCACCTGCATGAAAGGCTAGGTCTAATCCGAAACGCAAAGCTTAGACTTCAAGAGAAAGGAATCACACCCTCCATTGAT CGGATTGCAGAGTCACTAAACATGTCTCAGAAGAAAGTTAGAAATGCAACAgag GCTGTAAGTAAAATATTTTCCCTAGACAGAGATGCATTCCCTTCTTTGAACGGTCTCCCTGGAGAAACCCATCACAGC TACATTGCGGATAATCGTTTGGAGAACAATCCGTGGCACGGGTACGATGAATGGGCACTCAAG GATGAAGTGAGCAAGCTTATAAGTGCAACACTTGGAGAACGGGAAACGGAAATTATTAGGTTATACTATGGTCTAGACAAAGAATGTCTCACATGGGAAGACATTAGCAAACG GATAGGATTATCGAGAGAGAGGGTTAGACAGGTGGGGCTTGTGGCGCTCGAGAAACTAAAACACGCAGCCAGGAAGAGGAAAATGGAGGCAATGATCCTCAagaattga
- the LOC108817980 gene encoding uncharacterized protein LOC108817980, with protein sequence MSFRARASSWTRLLLRRRNPRYSSSPQICSLDASGSAFPTRITPWISSQSHRFSSSSSSFASTISPAEADRVVRDLLAEVEKEKQREREERQRQGLDCKDIDDEDEEDYLGIEPFIERLKKQNSKDDGGELNRREESSDSDSELDEVDWDEERKKEDVFNKKFQRHKELLQTLTKSETLDEAYKWMTKLDKFEEKHFKLGPEYRVIGELMNRLKVAQGKDKFVLQQKINRAMRLVEWKEAFDPNNPANYGVIERDNVQGGGEDKEERLVAAADGDKDDDNEEEFDDMKERDDILLEKLNSIDKKLESKLSELDHTFGKKGKRLEEEIRDLAEERNALTEKKRQPLYRKGYDVHVIDVKKVAKVTKGGRVERYTALMVCGNYEGVIGYAKAKAETGQAAMQKAYEKCFQNLHYIERHEEHTIAHAIQTSYKKTKLYLWPAPTTTGMKAGRVVKTMLLLAGFKNIKSKVIGSRNSYNTVKAVLKALNAVETPKDVQEKFGRTVVEKYLL encoded by the exons ATGTCCTTCCGAGCCCGCGCCTCGTCCTGGACCCGTCTTCTCCTCCGCCGCCGGAACCCCAGATACTCATCCTCCCCTCAAATCTGCAGTCTCGATGCCTCAGGATCCGCATTTCCCACTAGAATAACGCCATGGATCTCGTCGCAGAGCCACcgtttctcctcctcctcctcctcctttgcCAGCACAATTTCACCGGCGGAAGCCGATAGAGTGGTGCGAGATCTTTTAGCGGAAGTGGAGAAGGAGAAGCAGCGCgagagagaggagaggcaaAGACAAGGACTAGACTGCAAGGACATCGACGACGAAGACGAAGAGGATTACCTCGGGATCGAGCCCTTCATCGAGAGGCTCAAGAAGCAAAACTCGAAAGACGACGGCGGCGAGCTGAACCGGCGCGAGGAGTCGTCTGATTCGGATAGCGAGCTCGACGAGGTTGATTGGGATGAAGAGAGGAAGAAAGAAGACGTGTTCAACAAGAAGTTCCAGAGGCATAAAGAGCTTCTTCAGACCCTCACCAAGTCGGAGACGCTCGACGAGGCCTACAAGTGGATGACCAAGCTCGACAAATTCGAGGAGAAGCATTTCAAGCTTGGGCCTGAGTACAGAGTTATTGGGGAGCTGATGAATCGGTTGAAGGTAGCTCAGGGAAAAGACAAGTTTGTCCTCCAGCAGAAAATAAACAGAGCTATGAGGCTGGTTGAGTGGAAGGAGGCCTTTGACCCTAACAACCCAGCGAACTATGGAGTCATCGAGCGTGACAATGTTCAAGGTGGaggagaagataaagaagagcgTCTTGTAGCAGCAGCAGATGGCGATaaggatgatgataatgaagagGAGTTTGATGACATGAAAGAAAGGGATGATATTCTGCTGGAGAAGCTGAATTCCATCGACAAGAAGCTTGAAAGCAAGCTCTCTGAGCTCGATCATACTTTCGGCAAGAAGGGGAAGCGGTTGGAAGAGGAGATTAGAGATCTCGCTGAGGAGAGAAATGCTTTGACTGAGAAGAAAAGGCAACCTTTATACAGAAAA GGATACGATGTGCATGTAATTGATGTTAAAAAAGTTGCCAAGGTCACAAAG GGTGGCAGGGTTGAAAGGTACACTGCGTTGATGGTATGCGGGAACTACGAAGGTGTCATTGGGTATGCAAAAGCAAAAGCTGAAACCGGCCAGGCTGcaatgcagaag GCGTATGAGAAATGCTTTCAGAATCTGCATTACATAGAGCGTCATGAGGAGCACACCATTGCACATGCAATACAGACTTCTTACAAGAAAACTAAG TTGTATTTATGGCCTGCACCAACAACAACGGGAATGAAAGCTGGGAGAGTTGTGAAAACAATGTTGCTCCTAGCGGGGTTCAAGAACATCAAGTCTAAG GTGATTGGTTCAAGGAATTCATACAACACAGTCAAAGCAGTATTGAAGGCGTTGAATGCG GTGGAAACGCCAAAGGATGTACAAGAGAAGTTTGGCCGGACAGTTGTGGAGAAATATCTACTGTGA